Proteins co-encoded in one Natronorubrum daqingense genomic window:
- a CDS encoding type 1 glutamine amidotransferase, whose translation MTQLRIAVLNAAQQDENTTRNFRRELDASIAEFDISSGEVPANFEFDAAVVTGSRTSVYWDEAWMQATKEWVADAIDRDIPFLGVCWGHQLLADVLGGTVEDMGAYEVGYSEIGRLESDSRLFDGISEDFLAFTSHSDEVSELPPGGTPLAENHYSNHGFRKDRVFGVQFHPEYDLKTARELVHRKDLSDERRQSVLEEITEVNYRQACEAKLVFENFLEFAREMNEGSVSAEASSDASASLGCSD comes from the coding sequence ATGACTCAGCTTCGTATTGCCGTCCTGAACGCAGCCCAACAGGACGAGAACACGACACGAAACTTCCGGCGCGAACTGGACGCCTCTATCGCTGAATTCGATATCTCTTCGGGTGAGGTCCCGGCCAACTTCGAGTTCGATGCAGCCGTCGTTACCGGCTCGAGAACGTCAGTGTACTGGGACGAAGCGTGGATGCAGGCGACCAAGGAGTGGGTCGCCGACGCAATCGATCGCGACATTCCGTTCCTCGGCGTCTGTTGGGGCCACCAACTTCTCGCCGACGTCCTCGGGGGCACCGTCGAGGATATGGGTGCCTACGAGGTCGGCTACAGCGAAATAGGCCGCCTCGAGTCTGACTCGCGGCTCTTCGATGGGATCAGTGAGGACTTTCTCGCGTTCACCAGCCACTCGGACGAAGTCTCGGAACTTCCACCCGGTGGAACGCCCCTCGCGGAGAATCACTACTCCAATCACGGGTTCCGCAAGGACCGCGTCTTCGGCGTCCAGTTTCACCCCGAGTACGATCTGAAGACCGCCCGCGAACTCGTCCACCGCAAGGATCTCTCCGACGAGCGCCGCCAGTCGGTCCTCGAGGAGATCACCGAGGTGAACTATCGACAGGCCTGTGAAGCCAAACTCGTCTTCGAGAACTTCCTCGAGTTCGCCCGCGAAATGAACGAAGGTAGCGTCTCCGCCGAGGCCAGCAGCGACGCGTCGGCGTCGCTTGGCTGTTCTGATTGA
- a CDS encoding hemolysin family protein, with protein MATSLLSGVVFAAYEVPGVGLEIDQTTVTVLGVLAVTILILLSGFFSSSEIAMFNLPKHRLEGMVEDEVPGASLVKALKDDPHRLLVTILVGNNIVNIAMSSIATALLGLYFGGLTAVLLATFGITAIVLLFGESVPKSYAVENTESWAIRISKPLKATEYLLYPLIVLFDYLTRQVNKLTGSTGAIESPYVTRDEIQEMIESGEREGVLAEDEHEMLQRIFRFNNTIVKEVMTPRLDMTAVPKDASIDEAIETCIQSGHARVPVYEGSLDNVQGVVHIRDLVRDLNYGETDADDLELEDLIQPTLHVPESKNVDELLTEMRENRMHMAIVIDEFGTTEGLVTVEDMIEEIVGEILKSGEDEPIEEVDDRAVIVRGEVNIEDVNEALDIELPEGEEFETIAGFIFNRAGRLVEEGEEITFDGVRITVEGVENTRIMKARLRKLEQPSEPDEETTGEESEESVARD; from the coding sequence ATGGCGACGTCTCTGCTGTCTGGGGTCGTGTTTGCTGCGTACGAAGTCCCCGGCGTGGGACTCGAGATCGATCAGACGACGGTAACCGTTCTCGGGGTACTCGCAGTGACCATCCTCATCCTCCTCTCCGGATTCTTCTCTTCCTCGGAAATAGCGATGTTCAACCTCCCAAAACACCGTCTCGAGGGGATGGTCGAGGACGAGGTCCCCGGAGCGAGTCTGGTCAAGGCGCTCAAGGACGACCCACACCGACTGCTGGTGACGATCCTCGTCGGCAACAACATCGTCAACATCGCGATGTCGTCGATCGCGACCGCCCTGTTGGGACTGTACTTCGGCGGATTAACGGCCGTTTTGCTGGCGACGTTCGGCATCACTGCGATCGTCCTCTTATTCGGCGAGAGCGTCCCCAAGTCCTACGCGGTCGAAAACACGGAATCGTGGGCCATCCGCATCTCGAAGCCCCTGAAAGCGACCGAGTACCTCCTCTACCCGCTCATCGTCCTCTTCGATTACCTCACTCGCCAGGTGAACAAACTGACAGGCTCGACGGGGGCGATCGAGTCGCCGTACGTCACCCGCGACGAAATTCAGGAGATGATCGAGTCGGGCGAACGCGAGGGTGTGCTCGCCGAAGATGAACACGAGATGCTCCAGCGAATCTTCCGCTTCAACAACACCATCGTCAAGGAGGTGATGACGCCCCGACTCGACATGACCGCCGTCCCGAAGGATGCGAGCATCGACGAGGCCATCGAAACCTGTATCCAGAGCGGTCACGCCCGCGTCCCGGTCTACGAAGGTAGTCTCGATAACGTTCAGGGCGTCGTTCACATCCGCGACCTCGTTCGCGACCTCAATTACGGCGAGACGGACGCCGATGATCTGGAACTCGAGGACCTGATCCAACCGACCTTACACGTCCCCGAGTCGAAGAACGTCGACGAACTCCTCACGGAGATGCGCGAAAACCGGATGCACATGGCCATCGTCATCGACGAGTTCGGGACCACGGAGGGACTCGTGACCGTCGAGGACATGATCGAGGAGATCGTCGGCGAGATCCTCAAATCCGGCGAGGACGAACCGATCGAGGAGGTCGACGACCGGGCCGTCATCGTCCGCGGCGAGGTCAACATCGAGGACGTCAACGAAGCCCTCGATATCGAACTCCCGGAGGGCGAGGAGTTCGAGACCATCGCCGGCTTTATCTTCAACCGTGCGGGTCGTCTCGTCGAGGAAGGCGAGGAGATCACCTTCGACGGCGTCCGGATCACCGTCGAGGGCGTCGAAAACACCCGCATCATGAAAGCTCGCCTGCGAAAACTCGAGCAGCCATCCGAACCCGACGAGGAAACAACGGGCGAAGAGAGCGAAGAATCGGTGGCTCGAGACTGA
- a CDS encoding glutaredoxin family protein — protein MVATHGTDTDGTITFYRLQACPYCERVTRVLEDAGLEYHSRFVEPLHSKRDVVKRVAGVRTVPVIVDENTGVTMAESANIVDYLESTYETNGENANGGD, from the coding sequence ATGGTAGCTACGCACGGTACAGACACCGACGGGACGATCACGTTCTATCGTCTGCAGGCGTGTCCGTACTGCGAACGCGTCACTCGAGTGCTCGAGGACGCCGGCCTCGAGTATCACTCGCGATTCGTCGAACCACTACACTCCAAACGCGACGTCGTCAAACGCGTCGCCGGCGTCCGTACGGTTCCCGTCATCGTCGACGAGAACACCGGCGTCACGATGGCCGAGAGCGCGAACATCGTCGACTATCTCGAGTCGACCTACGAAACCAACGGCGAGAACGCGAACGGAGGGGACTAG
- a CDS encoding (Fe-S)-binding protein: MNVIAQSEVGRETYLGIGSVGYALFYLLVVITLSVLAYGVYQRFSRYAEGDDDPFARVNELPSRIISATKIVLSNEKQFNRDLYGGLMHSFILWGFLTLLIATLIIGFEQYTTELIFGFVFWEGDFYLSYQFIVDAMGLLFVVGIGMAMYRRYWVQNHRLWGRHTSNEDDIFIWTLFGLGVGGFLLEGARIYATGMPDHEVVSFVGYGIAILFQAIDLPTTGAALEASTGGASYSAVNELGYNAETLHWLVWWKHSLLAFFFIAWIPYAKPFHMISSFANVVTRDEKAGARLPNVPSDLDATNAESIDDFTWKEILDQDACTKCGRCSSVCPAKASDRPLDPRDVILDLKKYREELDAGGEEKPIVADGGTSVINTETMESCMACMACMDACPVEIEHLQSFTRLNRQMTDQGDISSSMQDVFQNVMQNGNTFGDSPRNRGDWADDLEFDVPDAREEEVDYLWYVGDFPSYDERNKQVARSLATILQEADVSFGILFDDEKYDGNDIRRVGEEFLYVELAGHHVETWEDCEFDKIVCTDPHSYNTFKNEYPEVDFEEFADDPMMPFEYEDEWNADGEIDVLHWTQAVEELVNDGALELTGTELDYTVTYHDPCHLGRYNDEYEAPRELIRATGCELDEMPRNRDNSFCCGGGGGGLWMDFEEEPKPSEERIREALEDTDNGPDVEKFVVACPMCMTMYEDGRKTGGYEDDIEIVDVAELIVEAIGAEETADLEVAAD; the protein is encoded by the coding sequence ATGAACGTCATAGCACAGTCGGAGGTGGGACGAGAAACCTACCTGGGAATTGGCAGCGTGGGATACGCGCTGTTCTATCTTCTCGTGGTGATTACGCTTTCCGTCTTGGCCTACGGCGTCTACCAGCGATTCAGTCGCTACGCCGAGGGTGACGACGACCCGTTCGCCAGAGTCAACGAGTTACCGAGTCGCATCATCAGCGCGACGAAGATCGTCCTCTCGAACGAGAAGCAGTTCAACAGGGATCTCTACGGCGGGCTGATGCACTCGTTTATCCTCTGGGGCTTCCTGACGCTGCTCATCGCGACGCTCATCATCGGCTTCGAGCAGTACACGACGGAACTCATCTTCGGGTTCGTCTTCTGGGAAGGTGACTTCTATCTCTCCTACCAGTTCATCGTCGACGCGATGGGACTGCTCTTCGTCGTCGGAATCGGGATGGCGATGTACCGACGCTACTGGGTTCAGAACCACCGGCTCTGGGGCCGTCACACCTCGAACGAAGACGACATCTTCATCTGGACGCTGTTCGGACTCGGCGTGGGTGGCTTCCTCCTCGAGGGCGCACGAATCTACGCAACCGGCATGCCAGATCACGAGGTCGTCAGCTTCGTCGGCTACGGAATCGCCATACTCTTCCAGGCGATAGACCTGCCGACGACCGGCGCCGCACTCGAGGCCTCCACCGGCGGAGCGAGTTACAGCGCGGTGAACGAGCTCGGCTACAACGCCGAGACGCTCCACTGGCTGGTCTGGTGGAAACACTCGCTGCTCGCGTTCTTCTTCATCGCGTGGATTCCCTACGCCAAGCCGTTCCACATGATCTCCTCGTTTGCGAACGTCGTCACGCGCGACGAGAAGGCCGGCGCTCGGCTGCCGAACGTCCCGTCGGACCTCGACGCGACCAACGCCGAATCCATCGACGACTTCACCTGGAAGGAGATTCTCGACCAGGACGCCTGTACCAAGTGCGGTCGCTGTTCGTCGGTCTGTCCCGCGAAGGCTTCCGACCGACCGCTCGACCCGCGGGACGTCATCCTCGACCTGAAGAAATACCGCGAGGAACTCGATGCCGGCGGCGAGGAGAAACCGATCGTCGCGGACGGCGGCACGAGCGTCATCAACACCGAAACGATGGAGTCCTGTATGGCCTGTATGGCCTGCATGGACGCCTGTCCCGTCGAGATCGAACACCTCCAGTCGTTCACCCGGCTCAACCGCCAGATGACCGACCAGGGAGACATCTCGAGTTCCATGCAGGACGTCTTCCAGAACGTCATGCAAAACGGCAACACGTTCGGCGACAGTCCACGAAACCGCGGTGACTGGGCCGACGACCTCGAGTTCGACGTGCCCGACGCCCGCGAAGAGGAGGTCGACTACCTCTGGTACGTCGGCGACTTCCCGAGCTACGACGAGCGCAACAAGCAGGTCGCGCGCTCGCTGGCGACGATTCTCCAGGAAGCCGACGTCAGCTTCGGCATCCTCTTCGACGACGAGAAGTACGACGGCAACGACATCCGCCGCGTCGGCGAAGAGTTCCTCTACGTCGAACTCGCCGGTCATCACGTCGAAACGTGGGAAGACTGCGAGTTCGATAAGATCGTCTGTACGGACCCACACTCCTACAACACGTTCAAGAACGAGTATCCGGAGGTCGACTTCGAGGAGTTCGCCGACGATCCGATGATGCCCTTCGAGTACGAAGACGAGTGGAACGCAGACGGCGAAATCGACGTCCTTCACTGGACCCAAGCCGTCGAAGAACTCGTCAATGACGGCGCACTCGAACTCACCGGAACCGAACTCGACTACACCGTCACCTATCACGATCCGTGTCACCTCGGGCGGTACAACGACGAGTACGAGGCCCCGCGAGAACTCATCCGCGCGACGGGTTGTGAACTCGACGAGATGCCCCGCAACCGCGACAACTCGTTCTGTTGTGGCGGCGGCGGTGGCGGTCTCTGGATGGACTTCGAAGAGGAACCGAAGCCGAGCGAAGAACGAATCCGGGAAGCGCTCGAGGACACCGACAACGGCCCCGACGTCGAGAAGTTCGTCGTCGCCTGTCCGATGTGCATGACCATGTACGAGGACGGGCGCAAGACCGGCGGCTACGAGGACGACATCGAAATCGTCGACGTCGCCGAACTCATCGTCGAAGCCATCGGTGCGGAAGAAACGGCCGATCTCGAGGTCGCGGCGGACTAA
- a CDS encoding acyl-CoA thioesterase, protein MPTVLETRIENRFRVQPNHANNNETLHGGNLMKWLDEIGAMSAMRFSGETCVTARVNELEFERPIGIGDTAVVEAFVYDTGRTSVHVGLRAWRETPTTGEMERTTESSFTFVAIDEDGSPVAVPELTVDSERGRKLRERMLETEAES, encoded by the coding sequence ATGCCAACCGTCCTCGAGACACGTATCGAGAATCGCTTTCGCGTTCAGCCAAATCACGCGAACAACAACGAGACGCTCCACGGCGGCAACCTGATGAAGTGGCTCGACGAGATCGGCGCGATGTCTGCAATGCGCTTTTCCGGCGAGACCTGCGTCACCGCCCGCGTCAACGAACTCGAGTTCGAGCGGCCGATCGGGATCGGCGACACGGCCGTGGTCGAAGCGTTCGTCTACGATACCGGGCGGACGAGCGTGCACGTCGGCCTCCGGGCGTGGCGCGAAACCCCAACGACCGGTGAGATGGAGCGAACGACGGAGTCGTCGTTCACGTTCGTCGCGATCGACGAGGACGGCTCTCCGGTCGCCGTTCCGGAACTCACGGTCGACTCGGAGCGAGGACGAAAACTTCGAGAACGAATGCTCGAGACCGAAGCCGAGTCGTAA
- a CDS encoding class I adenylate-forming enzyme family protein codes for MARRAERFPDRTALVDTSEERLYAPAETIHENRVTYGELAAIVDRTAQHLTALGIGAGDTVCLLTRNRVASLAIYFACRRLEAAFAPISHWLTPVTVERPFAVLDPDLVVSEAAQRDLVRSIPFDRSVTLEELANADRAPISDENGADHDGRDEPDGRSDDTRMPLAIFHGTEGRPVVGYTERTLEWNCISALLTWDLSRTDVAPLVAPLSSVAGLVRVALPLLYVGGTVLLDRAFDPGDTLTAIGDERATVLAGNPRPLEQLAAEPGFAEAAASLDRTVVEHSMSDDARTRYRDAGVSLANAYGRLECPTALSQSFDAVDDDATETASPVVGRPVVNCRARIVDDAGSVLAGESEGELELSGSVVADGYVDPAGIADGNWTVSLERQREAVDNSGSGDESDEVDGDARLSDGWLHTEQSVRRTEDGDYQLR; via the coding sequence ATGGCACGTCGGGCGGAGCGATTTCCCGATCGAACGGCGCTCGTCGATACCTCCGAGGAGCGATTGTATGCCCCCGCAGAAACGATACACGAGAACCGGGTCACTTACGGGGAACTCGCGGCGATCGTGGACCGAACTGCACAACACCTGACAGCACTCGGCATCGGTGCCGGCGACACCGTCTGTCTCCTCACGCGAAACCGGGTCGCCTCGCTGGCGATTTACTTCGCCTGCCGTCGACTCGAGGCCGCCTTCGCACCGATTTCTCACTGGCTCACACCGGTGACCGTCGAGCGCCCGTTCGCGGTTCTCGATCCCGACCTCGTCGTATCGGAAGCCGCCCAGCGCGACCTCGTCCGGTCGATTCCGTTCGACCGATCGGTCACGCTCGAGGAACTCGCAAATGCCGATCGAGCACCGATATCCGACGAAAACGGAGCCGACCACGACGGTCGTGACGAACCCGATGGCCGCAGCGACGATACCCGGATGCCGCTGGCGATTTTCCACGGTACCGAGGGTCGGCCGGTCGTGGGCTACACCGAACGCACGCTCGAGTGGAACTGCATCTCGGCGCTTCTCACCTGGGACCTCTCGCGGACCGACGTCGCCCCGCTCGTGGCACCCCTCTCGAGCGTGGCTGGACTCGTTCGGGTCGCGTTGCCGTTATTGTACGTCGGGGGGACCGTGCTGCTCGACAGGGCGTTCGACCCCGGTGACACCCTGACGGCGATCGGCGACGAACGCGCGACGGTTCTGGCCGGCAACCCACGTCCGTTGGAACAACTCGCAGCCGAACCCGGATTTGCGGAGGCCGCGGCGTCACTCGATCGAACCGTCGTCGAGCACTCCATGTCCGACGACGCTCGCACTCGGTATCGAGACGCCGGCGTCTCGCTCGCCAACGCGTACGGACGACTCGAGTGTCCGACCGCGTTGAGCCAGTCGTTCGACGCGGTTGACGACGACGCGACGGAGACCGCCTCTCCGGTCGTCGGTCGCCCGGTCGTGAACTGTCGCGCCCGAATCGTCGACGATGCGGGCAGCGTCCTCGCTGGCGAAAGCGAGGGCGAACTCGAACTCTCGGGCTCGGTCGTCGCCGACGGTTACGTCGATCCTGCTGGTATTGCGGACGGAAACTGGACCGTGAGTCTCGAGCGACAACGCGAGGCAGTTGACAACAGCGGTTCTGGGGACGAATCCGACGAGGTCGACGGAGACGCACGACTTTCAGACGGCTGGCTTCACACCGAACAGTCAGTTCGGCGAACCGAAGACGGAGACTACCAGCTTCGATGA
- a CDS encoding AAA family ATPase yields the protein MDAPLWTDTHAPELAELPQDDAREYLERAVDEPINLLLQGPPGSGKTAAARALAREAHEDPDNDLIEINVADFFGRTKTEIKNDPRFEQFLVGRSSMSKRDMINRVLKESASYASVSGEYKTILLDNAEDVREDFQQALRRIMEQHHRTTQFVIATRQPTKLIPPIRSRCFPVSVRSPSSEEIVAVLERIVESEAVAYEADGLEFVAGYANGNLRQAILAAQTTVEDEGELTMQAAYETIGEVGLEDEIEGMLDDAEAGEFTDARSALDDLLVDEGLDGEEVIDSILGVARKRYQGEHLAEIHRLAADIEFEMHEGSSDRIHVSHLLAELGRDA from the coding sequence ATGGACGCGCCGCTGTGGACCGACACCCACGCCCCGGAGCTGGCCGAGTTGCCACAGGACGACGCTCGCGAGTACTTAGAGCGAGCCGTCGACGAGCCGATCAACCTCCTGCTGCAGGGTCCACCCGGCAGCGGGAAGACTGCAGCGGCGCGCGCACTCGCCCGCGAGGCGCACGAAGACCCGGACAACGACCTGATCGAGATCAACGTCGCCGACTTCTTCGGCCGGACGAAGACGGAGATCAAGAATGATCCGCGCTTCGAACAGTTCCTCGTCGGCCGATCCTCGATGTCCAAACGGGACATGATCAACCGCGTCCTCAAGGAGTCGGCGAGCTACGCCTCCGTCTCCGGTGAGTACAAGACGATCCTGCTCGACAACGCCGAGGACGTCCGCGAGGACTTCCAGCAGGCGCTTCGCCGGATCATGGAACAACACCACCGAACGACGCAGTTCGTCATCGCCACGCGCCAGCCGACGAAGCTCATCCCGCCGATCCGCTCGCGGTGTTTCCCCGTCTCCGTTCGTTCCCCCTCGAGCGAGGAGATCGTCGCCGTCCTCGAGCGAATCGTCGAGAGCGAGGCCGTCGCGTACGAAGCCGACGGCCTCGAGTTCGTCGCCGGCTACGCCAACGGCAATCTCCGGCAGGCCATCCTGGCCGCCCAGACCACCGTCGAGGACGAGGGCGAACTCACGATGCAAGCGGCCTACGAGACCATCGGCGAGGTCGGCCTCGAGGACGAAATCGAGGGGATGCTAGACGACGCCGAAGCCGGTGAGTTCACCGACGCCCGCAGCGCGCTGGACGACCTGCTGGTCGACGAAGGGCTCGACGGCGAGGAGGTCATCGATTCGATTCTCGGCGTCGCTCGCAAACGATACCAGGGCGAGCATCTGGCCGAGATCCACCGACTCGCCGCCGATATCGAGTTCGAGATGCACGAGGGCTCGAGCGACCGGATCCACGTCTCTCACTTACTGGCAGAACTGGGTCGGGACGCCTGA
- a CDS encoding CRISPR-associated protein Cas4, translating into MTRALVSLSDLRTAAYCPRKCYYRQTSDDDGEPPPVVDSIRTLATRYPELLSAPAGALEAEPIAVTPIQYRERLGATRDRLEGRGHWDRLTAASVQHVYVAGRDCHGIVHKVLEDPLEPVLISTGSPPEQGVWDSQSVHAVGAAKALSWEHDQRVEHAWLEYPAHGVIRRIKLSTRRKARYRRVLRSVRELDGPPARTTNRSKCSACEFATKCGVRTRTLRSLLGF; encoded by the coding sequence GTGACTCGAGCCCTCGTTTCGTTGAGCGATCTGCGGACGGCCGCGTACTGTCCGCGAAAGTGCTACTATCGTCAGACGAGCGACGACGACGGTGAACCGCCGCCCGTCGTCGACTCGATTCGAACCCTCGCGACGCGCTATCCCGAACTGCTGAGCGCTCCAGCGGGCGCACTCGAGGCCGAACCGATCGCCGTCACTCCGATCCAGTATCGCGAGCGACTCGGGGCGACGAGAGACCGACTCGAAGGGCGCGGCCACTGGGATCGACTCACGGCGGCGAGTGTGCAACACGTCTACGTCGCTGGCCGCGACTGCCACGGTATCGTCCACAAGGTTCTCGAGGACCCACTCGAACCCGTCCTGATTTCGACCGGTTCCCCTCCAGAACAGGGGGTCTGGGACTCTCAGTCGGTCCACGCCGTCGGAGCCGCCAAGGCGCTGTCGTGGGAACACGACCAGCGAGTCGAGCACGCCTGGCTCGAGTATCCCGCTCACGGGGTAATTCGACGAATCAAACTCTCGACGCGTCGAAAAGCCCGGTATCGACGAGTCCTTCGCTCGGTTCGGGAACTCGACGGCCCGCCGGCTCGAACGACCAATCGATCGAAGTGTTCCGCCTGCGAGTTCGCCACGAAGTGTGGCGTCCGAACCCGGACGCTTCGCTCGTTACTCGGATTCTAA
- a CDS encoding redoxin domain-containing protein, with translation MPDFEVVELGPADHPTQGEAIEDFTRPLVTDEFWEDRQLSELLSENGRTIVVFTPMIGSFVGTYVWSELEERAWADRANSVVGVTASTPYGISQFLEENEFSFDLFADPSNEVAAAYGIDHDLDGMSGVSEPRVAFFAVEPDLTVDAAWVATEWPEFPDYDALESDLGLESR, from the coding sequence GTGCCCGACTTCGAGGTCGTCGAACTCGGGCCCGCCGACCATCCGACGCAAGGAGAGGCCATCGAGGACTTCACGCGACCGCTGGTCACGGACGAGTTCTGGGAGGATCGCCAGCTATCCGAACTACTCAGCGAGAACGGGCGCACAATCGTCGTGTTCACACCCATGATCGGCTCGTTCGTCGGCACCTACGTCTGGAGCGAACTCGAGGAGCGAGCGTGGGCCGACCGGGCGAATTCGGTTGTCGGCGTCACCGCCTCGACGCCCTACGGGATTTCGCAGTTTCTCGAGGAGAACGAGTTCTCGTTCGACCTCTTCGCAGACCCGAGCAACGAAGTTGCGGCCGCCTACGGGATCGACCACGACCTCGACGGCATGTCCGGCGTCAGCGAGCCGCGAGTAGCGTTTTTCGCCGTCGAACCAGATCTGACCGTCGACGCCGCCTGGGTCGCGACCGAGTGGCCCGAGTTCCCCGACTACGACGCCCTCGAGTCGGACCTCGGCCTCGAGTCGCGCTAG
- a CDS encoding L-threonylcarbamoyladenylate synthase: MDTVDAETLERGAAAIRAGELVVYPTETVYGLGANALDADAVERVFEVKARARSKPVSFAVPSFETAVEAEYIHANERERAFAAEFLPGPVTVLCERGEAIPDVLTAGADRVGVRVPDCEPALELLERAARPITATSANVSGEPSARRVADIGSQVRNAALVLEADDLYASGRETDEANNGDEANGANDANERTESTVVDVSTGTIHRRGANATAIDAWLEEN, translated from the coding sequence ATGGACACGGTGGACGCGGAGACGCTCGAGCGAGGCGCAGCGGCGATCCGTGCGGGGGAGTTGGTCGTGTATCCGACCGAGACGGTCTACGGACTGGGAGCCAACGCGCTCGATGCCGACGCCGTCGAGCGCGTCTTCGAGGTGAAAGCGAGGGCTCGGTCGAAGCCGGTCTCGTTCGCTGTCCCATCGTTCGAGACGGCCGTCGAGGCCGAGTACATTCACGCGAACGAGCGCGAGCGCGCCTTCGCGGCGGAGTTCCTCCCGGGGCCGGTGACGGTGCTCTGTGAACGCGGCGAGGCGATTCCGGACGTGCTCACCGCCGGCGCGGACCGCGTCGGCGTGCGCGTCCCCGACTGCGAACCCGCGCTCGAACTTCTCGAGCGGGCGGCGCGACCGATTACGGCGACGAGTGCAAACGTCAGCGGTGAGCCAAGCGCCCGTCGCGTCGCCGACATCGGCTCGCAGGTCCGAAACGCGGCGCTCGTGCTCGAGGCCGACGATCTGTACGCGTCGGGTCGAGAAACGGACGAAGCGAACAACGGGGACGAAGCGAACGGTGCGAACGATGCGAACGAACGAACCGAAAGCACCGTCGTCGACGTTTCGACGGGGACGATCCACCGCCGCGGAGCGAACGCGACGGCGATCGACGCGTGGCTCGAGGAAAACTGA
- a CDS encoding conditioned medium-induced protein 4 produces the protein MNEKTEELREIFTDVTDGDATVTESQENTRGSLERDERTVEERLESVVQQMRERYEFDTTLSNDELADVATAFYEGETDEEIADDVGIDPETAFDARLSLHLVRDDDADEVDLVAIREREEDDATLAEEYDVSEDQISRYRRVATATDESRAANDRYRDEFDSLLADADLSERMATDVREDGLEDATEGMETDVDF, from the coding sequence ATGAACGAGAAAACGGAGGAACTTCGCGAGATCTTTACCGACGTCACCGACGGCGACGCGACGGTCACCGAATCCCAAGAAAACACGCGCGGATCACTCGAGCGCGACGAGCGAACGGTCGAAGAGCGCCTCGAGAGTGTCGTCCAGCAGATGCGCGAGCGCTACGAGTTCGATACCACCCTTTCGAACGACGAACTCGCCGACGTCGCGACGGCCTTCTACGAGGGTGAGACCGACGAAGAGATCGCCGACGACGTCGGCATCGATCCCGAGACGGCGTTCGACGCCCGCCTCTCGTTGCACCTCGTTCGCGACGACGACGCCGATGAAGTCGACCTCGTCGCTATCCGAGAGCGCGAGGAAGACGACGCGACGCTCGCCGAGGAGTACGACGTCAGCGAGGACCAGATCAGTCGCTACCGACGCGTCGCGACGGCGACCGACGAATCTCGAGCCGCCAACGATCGCTACCGAGACGAGTTCGACAGCCTTCTCGCGGATGCAGACCTCTCCGAGCGGATGGCCACCGACGTTCGCGAGGACGGCCTCGAGGACGCGACGGAAGGGATGGAGACGGACGTAGACTTCTAA